In a single window of the Coffea eugenioides isolate CCC68of chromosome 3, Ceug_1.0, whole genome shotgun sequence genome:
- the LOC113765239 gene encoding protein TIC 22-like, chloroplastic produces MNFFKTKAPPPAPPPAPPLPPSPSPPSLHLLNQAFTSLQTHVSNFVHHSPLPFPLPTVTNSPAPPAPLHHLNQVFNSFQSHFSNFLHHSPFPFPLPTTAGSSPKNPSWARVSDSTTPSPSPPSSSSDTGITNSDAKSRNLAISTEVIEERLTGVPVYALSNSSEEFVLVSGENTGRNLGLFCLNEADAKALLHQMQSMDPSMRDGSKVVAVALNKVFQLKVDGVAFRLIPEASQVQNAIKERKKSGAYDESFFGVPVFQSKSLILRTQDKRYRPVFFRKEDLIKSLNCATRYERLNPAFREGEIQVAVFEDIIRGMKDDSSSKWDDVVFIPPGFDVATGQSRR; encoded by the exons ATGAATTTCTTCAAAACCAAAGCCCCACCACCAGCACCACCTCCAGCACCGCCGCTGCCACCATCACCATCACCACCATCTCTCCACCTCCTCAACCAAGCCTTCACCTCTCTGCAAACCCATGTCTCCAACTTCGTCCACCATTCTCCCCTCCCCTTCCCTCTCCCCACCGTCACCAATTCCCCAGCACCACCAGCGCCTCTTCACCACCTCAACCAAGTGTTCAATTCCTTCCAATCCCATTTCTCCAACTTCCTGCACCACTCTCCCTTCCCTTTCCCCCTCCCCACCACCGCAGGCTCTTCTCCTAAGAATCCCTCTTGGGCCAGAGTTTCTGATAGTACAACCCCATCTCCTTctcctccttcttcttcctctgATACTGGAATTACTAATTCTGATGCTAAAAGTAGGAATCTTGCTATAAGTACAGAGGTTATTGAGGAGCGTTTAACCGGGGTCCCTGTCTATGCTCTCAGCAATTCTTCTGAGGAATTTGTGTTGGTTTCTGGTGAAAATACGGGGAGAAATCTTGGCTTGTTCTGCTTGAATGAAGCTGATGCTAAAGCCCTTCTTCACCAGATGCAGTCCATGGATCCCTCTATGCGTGATGGCTCCAAAGTTGTTGCTGTAGCTCTCAATAAG GTATTTCAGCTTAAAGTTGATGGGGTAGCTTTTAGGTTGATACCAGAGGCGTCTCAAGTGCAGAATGCAATAAAG GAAAGGAAGAAGTCTGGTGCATATGATGAGAGCTTTTTCGGGGTTCCAGTTTTCCAG TCAAAAAGCTTGATTCTGAGGACCCAAGACAAGAGATATCGCCCTGTCTTTTTTAGGAAG GAGGACTTGATAAAATCCCTGAATTGTGCAACTCGTTATGAGAGATTGAATCCTGCTTTTAGAGAGGGAGAAATTCAG GTTGCTGTTTTTGAAGATATAATACGAGGGATGAAG GATGACTCATCTTCGAAGTGGGATGATGTTGTTTTCATACCTCCTGGTTTTGATGTTGCTACTGGTCAATCCCGTCGATAG
- the LOC113765364 gene encoding xyloglucan endotransglucosylase/hydrolase 2-like, producing MAFSHIGVLVFLSSCMVAYGGNFYQDFDLTWGGNKAKIFNRGQLLSLSLDRESGSGFQSKREYLFGRIDMQLKLVAGNSAGTVTAYYLSSQGPTHDEIDFEFLGNVTGQPYILHTNVYAQGKGGREQQFYLWFDPTKNFHTYSMAWTRDHIIFLVDNTPIRQFKNAESLGVPYPKNQPMRIYSSLWNADDWATRGGLVKTDWTQAPFTAYYRNFNAQTATVGKLSNGAWQKQELDAYSRRRLRWVQKNFMIYNYCTDYKRFPQGFPPECRL from the exons ATGGCTTTTTCTCATATTGGAGTCCTAGTGTTTTTAAGCTCATGCATGGTTGCATATGGTGGCAATTTCTACCAAGATTTTGATCTTACATGGGGTGGTAATAAAGCAAAGATTTTCAATAGAGGGCAGCTGCTTTCCTTGTCTTTGGACAGGGAATCTGGCTCTGGTTTCCAATCCAAGAGAGAGTATCTGTTTGGAAGAATTGATATGCAGCTTAAACTTGTTGCTGGCAACTCTGCTGGCACTGTTACTGCATACTAC TTATCTTCTCAAGGACCAACACATGACGAAATTGACTTTGAATTCCTGGGGAATGTCACTGGTCAGCCTTACATCCTCCATACTAACGTCTACGCTCAAGGAAAGGGAGGCAGGGAACAACAATTTTATCTCTGGTTTGATCCGACAAAGAACTTCCACACTTACTCAATGGCCTGGACTCGTGACCACATTAT ATTCTTGGTAGATAACACTCCTATCAGACAGTTCAAGAATGCTGAATCACTTGGCGTTCCATACCCAAAAAACCAACCTATGAGGATTTACTCTAGCCTCTGGAATGCTGATGATTGGGCTACAAGAGGTGGACTAGTGAAAACTGACTGGACACAGGCACCTTTTACTGCATACTACAGGAATTTCAATGCTCAGACCGCTACTGTTGGTAAGCTGTCCAATGGGGCATGGCAGAAACAGGAACTTGATGCCTACAGCAGAAGAAGATTGAGATGGGTTCAGAAGAATTTTATGATATACAATTATTGCACTGATTATAAGCGGTTCCCTCAAGGATTTCCTCCTGAATGCAGACTATGA